The Acidobacteriota bacterium genome has a window encoding:
- the hemL gene encoding glutamate-1-semialdehyde 2,1-aminomutase, protein MNGRQSSSPSSRRRSEALFARARAVMPGGVNSPVRAFKAVGGSPPFIASAQGCRLVDADGGEYIDYVGSWGPMILGHSRPEVVKAIQQTAARGSSYGAPTELEVDLAEKVCSLVPSIDMVRLVNSGTEATMSALRVARAFSGRDLIFKFDGCYHGHGDSFLVQAGSGSLTLGMADSPGVPADFTRHTVSLPFNDLEVLKEAFHKHRGKVGAVILEPVTGNMGVIVPAKKYLQGVLELCAENGAVAIFDEVMTGFRLAFGGAQQMYGLEAPLTCLGKILGGGMPLGAYGGRRDIMEMVAPQGPVYQAGTLSGNPVAVSAGLQTLSLLEALDPYSELARRSEKLCQGIRQSAEDHGIALQVQHCGSMFTVYFNDQPVRDLASAQRCDVKRFGAFHGRLLDRGVYLAPSQFEACFLSISHDQQVIERTLQAVDEVLSTL, encoded by the coding sequence ATGAACGGACGTCAAAGCAGTTCCCCTTCCAGCCGCCGCCGTTCCGAAGCGCTCTTTGCGCGGGCCCGGGCCGTCATGCCTGGAGGCGTCAATTCTCCCGTGCGAGCCTTTAAGGCGGTGGGCGGCAGTCCTCCCTTTATCGCCTCGGCGCAAGGATGCCGGCTAGTCGACGCCGACGGCGGGGAGTACATCGACTACGTGGGTTCGTGGGGGCCGATGATACTGGGACACAGCCGCCCCGAAGTCGTGAAAGCCATCCAGCAGACCGCCGCCCGCGGCTCTTCTTACGGCGCGCCCACCGAGCTGGAGGTCGATTTGGCCGAAAAGGTCTGCTCGCTGGTCCCCTCCATCGACATGGTGCGCCTGGTCAATTCGGGCACCGAGGCCACCATGAGCGCTTTGCGCGTGGCCCGCGCCTTCTCCGGACGCGATTTGATCTTCAAGTTCGACGGCTGTTACCACGGCCACGGCGACAGCTTTCTGGTCCAGGCCGGATCTGGCTCCCTCACGCTGGGCATGGCGGACAGTCCTGGAGTTCCGGCCGACTTCACCCGCCACACGGTCAGTCTTCCCTTCAACGATCTTGAGGTTTTGAAGGAGGCCTTTCACAAGCACCGGGGCAAGGTGGGCGCCGTCATCCTGGAACCGGTGACCGGAAACATGGGCGTCATCGTGCCCGCCAAGAAATACCTGCAAGGCGTCCTCGAGTTGTGCGCCGAGAACGGCGCCGTGGCCATATTCGACGAGGTGATGACGGGCTTCCGACTGGCCTTCGGCGGCGCCCAGCAGATGTACGGGCTTGAGGCGCCCTTGACCTGTCTGGGGAAAATTCTGGGAGGAGGCATGCCCCTGGGCGCCTACGGAGGACGGCGGGACATCATGGAGATGGTGGCTCCGCAAGGGCCCGTCTATCAGGCCGGCACCCTTTCGGGCAATCCGGTCGCGGTCAGTGCCGGGCTGCAAACCTTGAGTCTTTTGGAGGCCCTCGATCCCTACTCTGAACTGGCCCGCCGCAGCGAGAAGCTGTGTCAAGGCATCCGGCAGTCGGCTGAGGACCATGGGATCGCTTTGCAGGTGCAGCACTGCGGTTCGATGTTTACCGTCTACTTCAACGACCAGCCGGTTCGTGATCTGGCGTCGGCCCAGCGCTGCGACGTCAAGCGCTTCGGCGCCTTCCACGGCCGCCTTCTCGATCGAGGAGTCTACCTGGCGCCCTCGCAGTTCGAGGCCTGCTTCCTTTCAATCAGCCACGATCAACAAGTCATCGAGCGCACCCTGCAAGCGGTGGACGAGGTCCTCTCGACCCTGTAA
- a CDS encoding DUF58 domain-containing protein, with product MENRFIDPSVLAEINNLQLLAKTVVEGFIAGLHQSPYHGFSLEFMEYREYTPGDDIRGIDWKVYARSDRFYVKKFQGETNTRVHLLLDTSRSMTFSSHKVSKLDYGRYLAASLAHFAVKQKDAAGLMVFDSKIRSFLPPRSRSGQFLQVLKRLEHLEPGGQTDIGAALDAMAGLIKKRSLVVLISDFYQDVDEVSKALRFFHHRGNDLILFHLLDPVELELPLDKTLTLEDMETQEKAPYDPAKSRQDYLDLLEEHIEGLRKECAGQSIDYQLINTEEPLDRALRRYLAVRAREM from the coding sequence ATGGAGAACAGGTTCATCGATCCTTCGGTCCTGGCCGAGATCAATAACCTGCAGCTTTTGGCCAAGACGGTCGTGGAGGGCTTCATAGCCGGACTGCACCAGTCTCCCTACCACGGCTTCAGCCTGGAGTTCATGGAGTACCGCGAATACACCCCCGGCGACGACATCAGGGGTATCGACTGGAAAGTCTACGCCCGCAGCGACCGCTTCTACGTCAAGAAGTTCCAGGGCGAGACCAATACCCGCGTCCACCTGCTTCTCGACACTTCCAGGAGCATGACCTTCTCCAGCCACAAGGTCAGCAAGCTCGATTACGGGCGTTATCTGGCGGCCTCTCTGGCCCACTTCGCCGTCAAGCAAAAAGACGCCGCCGGACTCATGGTCTTCGATTCCAAGATCCGCTCCTTTCTGCCTCCGCGCAGCCGCAGCGGCCAGTTCCTGCAGGTCCTCAAGCGGCTGGAGCATCTGGAGCCGGGCGGACAGACCGACATCGGAGCCGCTTTGGACGCCATGGCGGGACTGATCAAGAAACGCAGCCTGGTGGTGTTGATCAGCGACTTCTACCAGGACGTGGACGAGGTCTCCAAGGCGCTGCGCTTCTTCCATCACCGCGGCAACGACCTCATCTTGTTTCACCTGCTCGACCCGGTGGAGCTGGAGTTGCCGCTGGACAAGACGCTCACGCTGGAGGACATGGAGACGCAGGAGAAGGCTCCCTATGATCCCGCCAAATCGCGTCAGGACTATTTGGACCTGCTCGAGGAACACATCGAGGGCTTGCGCAAGGAATGCGCCGGGCAGTCCATCGATTACCAACTGATCAACACCGAAGAACCCCTCGACCGCGCCCTGCGCCGTTATCTGGCCGTGCGCGCCCGAGAGATGTAG
- a CDS encoding glutamine amidotransferase, which yields MEEIFAFFLKYRPFYFGNGEFSLQSGWPIWIWPALLLGIPALLFWLYRSQWMTGPGRRTGWALLTLRTAFFMLLAFVLARPALVLTTLQPKENLLAVVVDNSLSMGLTEAQTGKRRGDEVIEKIGQDSEFMQALDEKFFLRRYAFDARAQRQEEGVHPTFDGNQSNIGAGLSTVLSETRNLPLGGIVLFSDGADTSSRNFSQTLAELKARKIPVHTVGVGPEALSQDVEIVQVSAPRTLLPETTAAARVTLRHSGFGGSRAELQVREGNSLVDSRVVHLPRDAENTTVEVLIRPQTEGLKSYHFSVQPLQGEEITENNQRTALVEVENRLPRVLYVEGHPRWEFKFIRQALRGDDNIRLETLLRMARKKLYRQGIESESTLASGFPTEREDLFSYDAIILGSLESSFFTFNQMELVRDFVSQRGGGFLMLGGSKSFQAGAYRNTPIEAVLPVWLQDDQGESLRASAFYRQGPGQAGLTQFGQSHPAMQLMAAGADSAEKWGELPLLADWNPVGQTKPGAVVLAQVSPAAERGQRPLLVFQRFGRGQGLALTSGSTWLWQMQQEVDDQSHETFWRQLMRWLVSTAKDPVTVETDRESYSSSEPVQIRAEVRDRAYRAINDAQAEAEIQAPDGNVMTIPLQWDSQEEGVYRATFTPESDGLHEIRVRARSRSQEGRDYGTASAHFIAAGGAREYFDPVRKTDFLRKLAKETGGNYYSLSQVDDLPEEIVYTPSTASVVEVKPLWDMPINLLLLLALAGSEWVLRKRQGAI from the coding sequence ATGGAAGAAATCTTTGCCTTCTTCTTGAAATATCGACCCTTCTACTTCGGCAACGGCGAATTCTCGCTGCAGTCGGGATGGCCGATCTGGATCTGGCCGGCGCTGCTGCTGGGTATTCCCGCCCTGCTCTTTTGGCTCTACCGAAGCCAGTGGATGACCGGACCGGGACGGAGAACCGGATGGGCGCTGCTGACGCTGAGAACCGCCTTCTTCATGCTGCTGGCTTTCGTCTTGGCGCGTCCCGCCTTGGTTCTGACCACCTTGCAGCCCAAAGAGAACCTCTTGGCGGTGGTAGTGGACAATTCGCTGAGCATGGGGCTGACCGAGGCCCAAACCGGAAAACGGCGGGGCGATGAGGTGATCGAGAAGATCGGCCAAGACTCGGAATTCATGCAGGCTCTGGACGAGAAGTTCTTCCTGCGCCGCTATGCCTTCGACGCACGGGCCCAGCGTCAGGAGGAGGGAGTCCACCCCACCTTCGACGGCAATCAGAGCAACATCGGAGCCGGTCTTTCCACCGTCCTCTCGGAAACCCGGAACCTGCCCTTGGGCGGCATCGTGCTCTTCAGCGACGGGGCCGACACTTCCTCGCGGAATTTCTCGCAGACGCTGGCCGAGTTGAAGGCCCGCAAGATTCCCGTCCATACCGTGGGGGTCGGGCCGGAGGCACTCTCCCAGGACGTCGAGATCGTGCAGGTCAGCGCACCCCGCACCTTGCTTCCCGAAACCACGGCGGCGGCCCGCGTCACCTTGCGCCACAGCGGATTCGGAGGGTCGAGGGCCGAGCTTCAGGTGCGGGAGGGCAACAGTCTCGTAGACAGCCGCGTGGTGCATCTGCCCCGCGATGCTGAGAACACCACTGTGGAAGTGTTGATCCGGCCCCAGACGGAGGGCCTGAAGAGCTACCACTTCAGCGTCCAGCCCTTGCAGGGCGAAGAGATTACCGAGAACAACCAGCGCACCGCCCTGGTCGAAGTCGAGAACCGGCTGCCCCGCGTCCTTTATGTGGAGGGCCACCCCCGTTGGGAATTCAAGTTCATCCGCCAGGCCCTGCGGGGAGACGACAACATCCGCCTGGAAACCTTGTTGCGGATGGCCCGCAAGAAGCTCTACCGGCAGGGCATCGAAAGCGAATCGACCTTGGCTTCGGGATTTCCCACCGAGCGCGAGGACCTCTTTTCTTACGACGCCATCATCTTGGGCAGCCTGGAGTCGTCGTTCTTCACCTTCAACCAGATGGAACTGGTGCGCGACTTCGTCAGCCAACGCGGAGGAGGCTTCTTGATGCTGGGCGGCAGCAAGAGCTTCCAGGCCGGCGCCTACCGCAACACGCCCATCGAAGCCGTTCTGCCGGTTTGGTTGCAGGATGATCAAGGCGAAAGCCTGCGCGCCTCAGCTTTTTACCGCCAAGGACCGGGCCAGGCCGGACTCACCCAGTTCGGCCAAAGCCATCCGGCCATGCAGTTGATGGCGGCCGGGGCGGACAGTGCCGAGAAATGGGGTGAATTGCCCCTCTTGGCCGACTGGAATCCGGTAGGTCAGACCAAGCCGGGCGCCGTGGTTCTGGCCCAAGTGTCTCCCGCCGCGGAACGCGGCCAGCGTCCTCTGCTGGTCTTTCAGCGCTTCGGACGGGGCCAGGGTTTGGCCCTGACCAGCGGCTCGACCTGGCTGTGGCAGATGCAGCAGGAAGTCGACGATCAGAGCCACGAGACCTTCTGGCGCCAATTGATGCGCTGGCTGGTTTCCACGGCCAAAGATCCCGTGACGGTGGAGACCGACCGCGAATCTTATTCCAGCTCCGAACCCGTGCAGATCAGAGCCGAAGTGCGCGACCGGGCCTATCGGGCCATCAACGACGCCCAGGCGGAAGCCGAAATCCAGGCGCCGGACGGCAATGTCATGACCATCCCTCTGCAGTGGGACTCTCAGGAAGAGGGCGTTTACCGGGCCACTTTTACTCCCGAAAGCGACGGCCTTCACGAGATCAGAGTCAGGGCGCGCAGCCGTTCTCAGGAAGGCCGGGACTATGGCACGGCCTCGGCCCATTTTATTGCGGCGGGAGGCGCCCGCGAGTACTTCGATCCGGTGCGCAAGACCGACTTCCTGCGCAAGCTGGCCAAGGAAACGGGAGGAAACTACTACAGTTTGTCTCAAGTCGACGACCTGCCCGAGGAGATTGTCTACACTCCTTCCACGGCCTCGGTGGTCGAGGTCAAGCCGCTTTGGGACATGCCCATCAATCTGCTTCTGCTATTGGCGCTGGCGGGATCCGAGTGGGTGTTGCGCAAGCGCCAGGGTGCGATCTGA
- a CDS encoding MoxR family ATPase — MASQIKDMVESQERVLTELRKVIVGQDEIIEQVLIALYTGGNSLITGLPGLAKTLLVQCIAETVGLTFHRIQFTPDLMPADITGTEILQQNPDTGRRNLTFVPGPIFANMILADEINRTPPKTQAAMLEAMQEKSVTVLGETYKLEMPFLVLATQNPIELEGTYPLPEAQMDRFMFNIIIDYLGEDEEMEVVDRTTGKPPESIEKVLERDDILRFQRLVRAVPASEDVTRYAVRLSRATRPGDKLAPDFIDKYVQYGASLRAAQFMILGGKARALLRGRYNVACQDILALSKPVLRHRVLINFHAESEGVTTDDLIERLGKSVEQPGSGM, encoded by the coding sequence ATGGCCTCCCAGATCAAGGACATGGTCGAGTCGCAGGAGCGCGTGCTGACCGAATTGCGCAAGGTGATCGTGGGGCAGGACGAAATCATCGAACAAGTGCTCATCGCACTCTACACGGGGGGCAATTCGCTCATCACGGGACTGCCGGGACTGGCCAAGACCCTGTTGGTGCAGTGTATCGCCGAAACTGTGGGCCTGACCTTCCACCGCATTCAGTTCACGCCCGACTTGATGCCCGCCGACATCACCGGGACCGAGATCCTTCAGCAGAATCCCGACACCGGCAGGCGCAACCTGACCTTCGTCCCCGGCCCTATTTTCGCCAACATGATCCTGGCCGACGAAATCAACCGCACGCCGCCCAAGACCCAGGCCGCCATGCTGGAGGCCATGCAGGAAAAAAGCGTGACGGTGTTGGGCGAGACCTACAAGCTGGAAATGCCCTTTCTGGTGCTGGCCACCCAGAACCCCATCGAGTTGGAGGGCACCTATCCGCTGCCCGAGGCTCAGATGGACCGCTTCATGTTCAACATCATCATCGACTACCTGGGCGAAGATGAAGAGATGGAAGTGGTCGACCGCACCACCGGGAAACCTCCCGAGTCGATTGAGAAAGTACTGGAACGGGATGACATCCTGCGCTTCCAGCGGTTGGTGCGGGCCGTTCCCGCCAGCGAGGACGTCACGCGCTATGCCGTGCGGCTTTCCCGGGCCACCCGTCCCGGGGATAAGCTGGCCCCCGACTTCATCGACAAGTACGTACAGTACGGCGCCAGTCTGCGGGCGGCCCAGTTCATGATCCTGGGGGGCAAGGCGCGGGCGCTGCTGAGAGGACGCTACAACGTGGCCTGCCAAGACATATTGGCCCTCTCCAAGCCCGTCCTGCGCCATCGCGTGCTCATCAATTTCCACGCCGAGTCTGAAGGAGTCACGACCGACGACCTCATCGAGCGCCTGGGAAAGAGCGTGGAACAGCCCGGTTCGGGGATGTGA
- a CDS encoding BatA domain-containing protein, whose protein sequence is MQFLNPWFLLGAAAVAVPIFLHLFQKQRKTSFSFASLMFVRRLPVKETRRRQLRYLLLLALRCLGIVLLALAFARPVLTSAWLSRDNPLASRSVVVLIDRSMSVSQTEVWQQALQAARDKIESLGEGEEGMLMQFGGAVEVLTTWESSPQPLLEALDSLVKPSYESTSFSESLRLAAEQLRDAGNGRKQIYLITDLQRQGLAGDTSFKAPPEITVEIENVGAETYNLYIEQTRLDRFVFGDRYPSPILVRVSTSPPRAAQGSLKLFLEGQLVESQDFATDEGGGALVTLDPFEVEDGVTRGRIVAEADDGLAADNTHYFVVERRQPRTILLVNGPGRAGFFLRQALQAGDNLAYQVRSQQSLGNLQLDPTTTPLLILNNLPTPPEADRIEAFLQAGGGVIVTLGNDVRPEAYNREWGHLLPVRIGERTFVKGGGRSFTAMTEINWRHPVFTIFQDVYQGALSSTQFFGYWEMQPIEDAVVFARFSEGSAALAELPPEHPGRLIVMASNPDAVWSDFPLRSAFVPFWQAAAHYATRWSNRPASALVDQSLGLSESGEDLEAAAGNLEVLDPSGRRVLGLDAQRPDFIRLTQPGHYEIRRNKTTNWMAVNPPPFESDLSAVEESDFLAVFVPARSRAQEDQPVQEQVQDREEQQSLWWLFILLATGVFALEALIANRTVVKRTVTA, encoded by the coding sequence ATGCAGTTTCTCAATCCCTGGTTCTTGCTCGGCGCCGCAGCCGTCGCCGTACCCATTTTCCTGCATCTGTTTCAGAAGCAGCGCAAGACCAGCTTTTCCTTCGCCTCGCTCATGTTCGTGCGCCGTCTGCCTGTCAAGGAGACCCGCCGCCGCCAACTGCGCTACCTGCTGCTGCTCGCTCTGCGTTGCCTGGGCATTGTGCTGCTGGCGCTGGCCTTCGCGCGTCCGGTCTTGACCAGCGCCTGGCTCTCTCGCGACAATCCGCTGGCCTCGCGCTCGGTGGTGGTTCTCATCGACCGTTCCATGAGCGTCTCCCAGACAGAGGTCTGGCAGCAGGCCTTGCAGGCGGCCCGCGACAAAATCGAGTCGCTGGGAGAAGGCGAGGAAGGCATGCTGATGCAGTTCGGCGGTGCCGTGGAAGTGCTTACCACCTGGGAAAGCTCGCCCCAACCGCTGCTGGAGGCGCTTGACAGTCTGGTCAAACCTTCCTACGAGTCGACCTCCTTCAGCGAAAGCTTGCGGCTGGCAGCCGAACAGCTCAGGGACGCCGGCAACGGACGCAAGCAGATCTACCTGATCACCGATCTGCAGCGCCAGGGACTGGCCGGCGATACCAGCTTCAAAGCTCCTCCCGAGATCACGGTGGAGATCGAGAACGTCGGCGCCGAGACCTATAACCTGTATATCGAGCAGACCCGTCTCGACCGCTTCGTCTTCGGCGACCGTTATCCCAGCCCCATTCTGGTGCGCGTCTCCACCTCGCCGCCCCGCGCCGCTCAGGGAAGCCTCAAGCTCTTCCTGGAAGGGCAGTTGGTGGAAAGCCAGGACTTCGCTACCGACGAGGGCGGGGGGGCGCTGGTGACTCTAGACCCCTTCGAGGTGGAAGACGGCGTCACCCGAGGACGCATCGTGGCTGAAGCCGACGACGGCCTGGCCGCCGACAACACGCACTACTTCGTGGTGGAGAGGCGCCAACCGCGCACCATCCTGCTGGTCAACGGACCCGGCCGCGCCGGATTCTTCTTGCGGCAGGCCCTGCAGGCTGGAGACAACCTGGCCTACCAGGTGCGCTCCCAGCAGTCTTTGGGCAATCTCCAGCTCGACCCTACGACCACGCCGCTGCTCATCCTCAACAATCTTCCCACTCCTCCTGAGGCCGACCGCATCGAGGCCTTCCTGCAGGCTGGAGGAGGCGTCATCGTGACCTTGGGCAACGACGTCCGTCCTGAGGCCTACAACCGGGAATGGGGACATTTGCTGCCCGTCCGCATCGGAGAGCGGACTTTCGTCAAAGGGGGCGGGCGCTCCTTCACCGCCATGACCGAGATCAACTGGCGGCATCCCGTCTTCACCATCTTTCAGGACGTTTACCAGGGGGCCTTGAGCAGCACCCAGTTCTTCGGCTACTGGGAGATGCAGCCCATCGAGGATGCCGTTGTCTTCGCCCGTTTCAGCGAAGGCTCGGCGGCCCTGGCCGAACTGCCGCCCGAGCATCCGGGACGGCTGATCGTGATGGCCTCCAATCCGGACGCGGTGTGGAGCGACTTTCCGCTGCGCAGCGCTTTCGTCCCCTTCTGGCAGGCCGCCGCCCATTACGCCACCCGCTGGAGCAACCGCCCCGCCTCGGCCCTGGTCGACCAATCGCTGGGCCTGTCGGAATCCGGGGAGGACCTGGAGGCCGCCGCCGGCAACCTGGAAGTCTTGGATCCCTCGGGACGGCGGGTGCTGGGGCTGGACGCCCAGCGTCCCGACTTCATCCGCTTGACCCAGCCGGGACACTACGAGATCCGCCGCAACAAGACCACCAACTGGATGGCCGTTAATCCGCCTCCTTTCGAGTCCGACCTGTCGGCGGTGGAAGAAAGCGATTTTCTGGCCGTGTTCGTGCCGGCCCGCTCGCGGGCGCAAGAGGATCAACCTGTGCAGGAACAAGTGCAAGACCGTGAGGAGCAGCAGTCGCTGTGGTGGTTGTTTATACTACTGGCAACCGGCGTTTTCGCTCTGGAAGCCCTTATCGCCAACCGCACGGTCGTCAAGCGCACCGTAACCGCTTAA
- a CDS encoding CarD family transcriptional regulator: MKFNVGDQVIYPNQGVGFIEEVCETSVGGNKSEFYRLRLSSNDSLVMVPVDNAESIGVRRLCSEKDLTKLFKILENGSVDLARDWKNRYKDNVEKMMTGSIFDVAQVLKNLHYLSLQKPLSFREKKMYDRARQLVISEISTVRDENDEQVDEELEKILVEACERLLEEEEKAEAEAEAETASA, translated from the coding sequence ATGAAATTTAACGTTGGCGACCAAGTCATTTATCCCAACCAAGGTGTAGGCTTTATCGAAGAGGTCTGCGAGACTAGTGTTGGCGGCAACAAGTCGGAGTTTTACCGTCTGCGACTGAGTTCCAACGACTCCCTGGTGATGGTCCCTGTCGATAACGCCGAAAGCATCGGCGTGCGGCGGCTTTGCAGCGAAAAAGATCTGACCAAGCTGTTCAAGATTTTGGAAAACGGCTCGGTCGACCTGGCCCGAGACTGGAAGAACCGCTACAAGGACAACGTCGAGAAGATGATGACCGGCTCGATTTTCGATGTCGCTCAGGTCCTGAAGAATCTGCACTACCTCAGCCTGCAGAAGCCTTTATCCTTCCGCGAGAAGAAGATGTACGACCGAGCACGTCAGTTGGTCATTTCTGAGATTTCGACGGTTCGCGACGAGAATGACGAGCAGGTCGACGAGGAGCTTGAGAAGATTCTCGTCGAGGCGTGTGAACGCCTCCTGGAAGAAGAAGAGAAGGCTGAAGCCGAGGCCGAAGCCGAAACGGCTTCCGCTTAG
- a CDS encoding DUF4159 domain-containing protein produces MKRALFLTVLGVLAAALALLPATRGDDAGNRDPHDLSLFQFVRLQYNGYMLGGWTGGGFVPPWRHDYPQAEQNFLNILGELTSIETTPKSFKVLRMHDPEIMNYPFVYVSEPGFWDATESEVENVRKYLDRGGFILFDDFRGTSELRVLFDNMRRIYPDRAFRELTLADPVFSCFYNIESLDLPAPYRVPGRPTFYGMHDDEGRLQAVAAWNNDIGDYWEWSHESFTPIQYSNEAYKFGVNFVMYALTH; encoded by the coding sequence ATGAAACGAGCGCTCTTTCTCACCGTTTTGGGTGTGCTGGCAGCGGCCTTGGCCCTGCTTCCCGCCACGCGTGGCGACGATGCCGGCAACCGCGATCCGCACGACCTCAGTCTCTTCCAGTTCGTGCGGCTGCAATACAACGGCTACATGCTGGGCGGCTGGACCGGCGGCGGATTCGTGCCTCCCTGGAGGCACGACTATCCTCAAGCCGAGCAGAACTTCCTCAACATTCTGGGAGAACTGACCAGCATCGAGACGACTCCCAAGTCCTTCAAAGTGCTGCGCATGCACGACCCTGAAATCATGAACTATCCCTTCGTCTACGTCTCCGAACCCGGATTCTGGGATGCGACTGAATCCGAGGTCGAGAACGTACGCAAGTATCTCGATCGGGGCGGGTTCATACTTTTCGACGACTTCCGGGGCACGTCAGAGTTGCGGGTGCTCTTCGACAATATGCGCCGAATCTACCCGGACCGCGCCTTCCGCGAGCTGACCCTGGCCGACCCGGTCTTCAGTTGCTTCTACAACATCGAATCGCTCGATCTGCCGGCGCCTTATCGGGTACCCGGACGGCCCACCTTTTACGGAATGCATGACGATGAAGGCCGCCTGCAGGCGGTGGCCGCCTGGAACAATGACATCGGTGACTACTGGGAATGGTCTCACGAGAGCTTCACTCCCATCCAATATTCAAACGAAGCCTACAAGTTCGGCGTCAACTTCGTGATGTACGCGCTGACGCATTGA